A section of the Streptomyces sp. CG1 genome encodes:
- a CDS encoding biotin carboxylase N-terminal domain-containing protein: MFDTVLVANRGEIAVRVIRTLRSLGVRSVAVFSDADADARHVREADTAVRIGPAPAAESYLSVERLLEAAARTGAQAVHPGYGFLAENTGFARACEDAGLVFIGPSADAIALMGDKIRAKETVKAAGVPVVPGGRDPELAQAARELGAPVLLKPSAGGGGKGMRLVRDLTVLEEEIAAARREARASFGDDTLLVERWIDRPRHIEIQVLADGHGNVVHLGERECSLQRRHQKIIEEAPSVLLDERTRAAMGEAAVQAARSCGYRGAGTVEFIVPGNDPTQYFFMEMNTRLQVEHPVTELVTGLDLVEWQVRVAAGEKLGFTQDDVRLTGHAIEARICAEDPARGFLPSGGTVLLLNEPQGDGVRTDSGLSEGTEVGSLYDPMLSKVIAHGPDRATALRKLRAALAETVTLGVQTNAGFLRRLLAHPAVVQGDLDTGLVERVVDELVLADVPEEVYEAAAAVRARALEPRTDGWVDPFSVPSGWRLGGTPKPPAFHLRVQDPVTYTPRGTATVADDTVLVTLDGVRHAFHRAGDWIGRDGDAWQVRDHDPVAASLGRSAHAGADSLTAPMPGTVTVVKVAVGDEVAAGQSLLVVEAMKMEHVISAPHAGTVAELDVTPGTTVAMDQVLAVIAPHDEEEVVAE, translated from the coding sequence GTGTTCGACACAGTGCTGGTCGCCAACCGGGGCGAGATCGCCGTACGCGTCATCCGTACGCTCCGCTCGCTGGGCGTGCGCTCGGTGGCGGTCTTCTCCGACGCCGACGCGGACGCACGGCACGTCCGGGAGGCCGACACGGCGGTACGGATCGGTCCGGCACCGGCCGCCGAGAGCTATCTGTCGGTGGAGCGACTGCTGGAGGCCGCCGCCCGCACGGGTGCGCAGGCCGTCCACCCGGGGTACGGCTTCCTCGCCGAGAACACGGGCTTCGCGCGCGCCTGCGAGGACGCGGGGCTGGTCTTCATCGGCCCGTCCGCGGACGCGATCGCGCTCATGGGCGACAAGATCCGCGCCAAGGAGACGGTGAAGGCGGCCGGAGTCCCGGTGGTCCCCGGCGGACGCGACCCCGAACTGGCCCAGGCAGCCCGCGAGTTGGGTGCGCCGGTGCTGCTGAAGCCGTCCGCCGGCGGTGGCGGCAAGGGCATGCGCCTGGTGCGGGACCTGACGGTCCTGGAGGAGGAGATCGCGGCCGCCCGCCGCGAGGCCCGCGCCTCCTTCGGTGACGACACGCTGCTGGTGGAGCGGTGGATCGACCGGCCCCGGCACATCGAGATCCAGGTCCTGGCCGACGGCCACGGCAATGTCGTCCATCTCGGCGAGCGCGAGTGCTCGCTCCAGCGACGGCACCAGAAGATCATCGAGGAGGCGCCGAGTGTGCTCCTGGATGAGCGGACCCGGGCCGCGATGGGCGAGGCGGCCGTGCAGGCGGCGCGCTCGTGCGGGTACCGGGGCGCGGGCACGGTGGAGTTCATCGTGCCGGGCAACGACCCCACTCAGTACTTCTTCATGGAGATGAACACCCGCCTCCAGGTGGAGCACCCGGTCACCGAACTCGTCACGGGCCTGGATCTGGTGGAGTGGCAGGTGCGGGTGGCGGCCGGGGAGAAGCTGGGCTTCACGCAGGACGACGTACGGCTGACCGGGCACGCGATCGAGGCCCGTATCTGCGCCGAAGACCCCGCGCGCGGCTTCCTCCCCTCCGGCGGTACGGTCCTGCTCCTGAACGAGCCGCAGGGCGACGGCGTCCGCACCGACTCCGGGCTCAGCGAGGGCACCGAGGTCGGCAGTCTCTACGACCCGATGCTGTCCAAGGTGATCGCCCACGGCCCCGACCGCGCGACGGCGTTGCGCAAGCTCCGGGCGGCACTCGCGGAGACGGTCACGCTGGGGGTGCAGACCAACGCGGGCTTCCTGCGCCGGCTGCTGGCCCACCCGGCCGTCGTACAAGGTGACTTGGACACCGGCCTGGTCGAGCGAGTCGTGGACGAGCTTGTCTTGGCGGACGTACCCGAGGAGGTCTACGAGGCGGCCGCCGCCGTACGCGCGCGTGCGCTGGAGCCGCGCACGGACGGCTGGGTCGACCCCTTCTCGGTGCCGAGCGGCTGGCGGCTCGGCGGCACCCCGAAGCCGCCCGCCTTCCACCTGCGGGTGCAGGACCCGGTGACGTACACCCCGCGCGGCACCGCGACGGTCGCCGACGACACCGTCTTGGTCACCCTCGACGGCGTCCGCCACGCCTTCCACCGGGCCGGTGACTGGATCGGCCGCGACGGCGACGCCTGGCAGGTGCGGGACCACGACCCGGTGGCCGCGTCCCTCGGCAGGTCCGCCCACGCGGGCGCCGACTCGCTCACCGCGCCCATGCCCGGCACGGTCACCGTGGTCAAGGTGGCCGTCGGCGACGAGGTGGCCGCCGGGCAGAGCCTGCTGGTGGTGGAGGCGATGAAGATGGAGCACGTCATCTCCGCCCCGCACGCCGGCACGGTCGCCGAGCTGGACGTGACCCCGGGCACGACGGTCGCCATGGACCAGGTGCTCGCCGTGATCGCACCACACGACGAGGAAGAGGTGGTGGCGGAGTGA
- a CDS encoding hydroxymethylglutaryl-CoA lyase, whose protein sequence is MVVPAADLPARVRIHEVGARDGLQNEKSAVPTEIKAEFIRRLADAGLTTIEATSFVHPKWVPQLADAEQLFPLISDLPGVELPVLVPNQRGLDRALALGADRVAVFASATESFAKANLNRTVDESLAVFEPVVRQAKDAGAHVRGYVSMCFGDPWEGAVPLHQVARVCTALRDMGCDELSLGDTIGVATPGHVLELLALLNEERVPTNMIGVHFHDTYGQALANTYAALEHGVTTVDASAGGLGGCPYAKSATGNLATEDLVWMLHGLGIETGVDLGRLTATSVWMAAHLDRPSPSRTVRALSHKDQ, encoded by the coding sequence ATGGTCGTACCGGCCGCCGATCTGCCCGCGCGGGTACGGATCCACGAGGTCGGCGCGCGCGACGGGCTGCAGAACGAGAAGTCGGCCGTACCGACCGAGATCAAGGCGGAGTTCATCCGCCGGCTCGCCGACGCGGGCCTGACGACGATCGAGGCGACGAGCTTCGTGCACCCCAAGTGGGTGCCTCAGCTGGCCGACGCCGAGCAGCTGTTCCCGTTGATCAGCGACCTGCCGGGGGTCGAACTCCCGGTGCTGGTGCCCAACCAGCGGGGCCTGGACCGGGCGCTGGCGCTCGGCGCCGACCGGGTCGCCGTCTTCGCCAGCGCCACGGAGTCCTTCGCGAAGGCCAACCTCAACCGCACGGTGGACGAGTCGCTGGCCGTGTTCGAGCCGGTGGTCCGGCAGGCGAAGGACGCGGGTGCGCACGTACGCGGCTATGTGTCCATGTGCTTCGGCGACCCCTGGGAGGGGGCGGTCCCGCTCCACCAGGTGGCCCGCGTCTGCACGGCCCTGAGGGACATGGGCTGCGACGAGCTGAGCCTCGGCGACACCATCGGAGTCGCGACGCCGGGCCACGTACTCGAACTGCTCGCCCTCCTCAACGAGGAGCGCGTGCCGACGAACATGATCGGCGTCCACTTCCACGACACCTACGGCCAGGCGCTCGCGAACACCTACGCGGCCCTGGAGCACGGCGTGACCACCGTCGACGCCTCGGCCGGAGGCCTCGGCGGCTGCCCGTACGCCAAGTCCGCCACCGGCAACCTCGCCACCGAGGACCTCGTCTGGATGCTGCACGGCCTCGGCATCGAGACCGGGGTCGACCTCGGCCGTCTGACCGCCACCAGCGTGTGGATGGCCGCCCATCTGGACCGGCCCAGCCCGTCCCGTACCGTCCGCGCTCTCTCCCACAAGGACCAGTGA